ACCCTGACGGGCCGCGACCTGAGCACCGCGACCTTCAATCCAGACGTGACGCCCGCCGTCAGCACCCTGGCGACGTTGCCTGCCGTGAACGCCACCCTGACCGCCGCCCGCGCCTTCAGCCCTGCCCTGGCGAGCGCCCAGAAGGCCGTGACCGATGCTCAGGTCGCCATCGACAGCGCCCGCCGCGCCCGCGACCTGCCCGCCACGTCGGTCAGCGCGTCGTTCGGCCCCGGCAGCGGAAGCAGCCGCAGCGGGCTGAACGCCAGCCTGAACCTGAACAGCGGTATAGCGAGCGCCAGTTACACGCAGCCCATCAGCCTCGGCACCGCCAGCGCTGGCAGCGCGTCGTTCGCGCTGGGGCTGACCGCCAGTTTCAACGTTCTCGACCCCGCCG
The nucleotide sequence above comes from Deinococcus ruber. Encoded proteins:
- a CDS encoding TolC family protein, with product TLTGRDLSTATFNPDVTPAVSTLATLPAVNATLTAARAFSPALASAQKAVTDAQVAIDSARRARDLPATSVSASFGPGSGSSRSGLNASLNLNSGIASASYTQPISLGTASAGSASFALGLTASFNVLDPAADGTLKLAELQLQQAQAALTVQGQTVDQNALDAYNAARIAAQAIQARQTAVTAYTTALATVQTRFEVGLSTETDVLNAQIALAQAVRDLN